From the genome of Meiothermus sp. CFH 77666, one region includes:
- a CDS encoding sodium:calcium antiporter codes for MLLLFLTFVASLALLLISARLFTSAAERIGLALGLSTFMVGVIIVGVGTSLPELVSGLISVSQGVSEIVSGNVLGANVSNLLLILAVSTVFSVLRPVYLGEAYIAIDLHFLVGSAFVLGVVMFDGVVGRVEGLCLLAVYGVYVAYLLKEGSSGQSSETRPPMAGRDLLVVVFSAVGIYFGADWTVNSLQGLATGLGVPTAIVAVTILALGTTLPELVVSITAARQGKASLAVGNILGSCVFNALVVVGAGAVYGTVKAPPELTGFALPFVVGSSLLFYLLVQDRRISSWEGMLFLVMYGLFILEVSGLA; via the coding sequence ATGCTGCTTCTCTTCCTGACCTTTGTGGCGAGCCTGGCTTTGCTGCTTATCTCGGCGCGTTTGTTCACCAGCGCTGCTGAGCGCATTGGGCTGGCCCTGGGCCTCTCTACCTTTATGGTGGGGGTCATCATTGTGGGGGTAGGCACCTCGCTGCCCGAGCTGGTTTCGGGGCTGATCTCGGTCAGCCAGGGGGTCTCGGAGATTGTCAGCGGCAACGTGCTGGGGGCTAACGTTTCCAACCTGCTCCTGATTCTGGCGGTGAGCACGGTTTTTTCGGTGTTGCGCCCGGTGTATCTGGGCGAGGCGTACATTGCCATAGACCTGCACTTTCTGGTTGGCTCGGCTTTTGTGCTGGGTGTGGTGATGTTTGACGGAGTGGTAGGGCGGGTGGAAGGGCTGTGCTTGTTGGCCGTCTATGGAGTCTATGTGGCATATTTGCTCAAGGAAGGCAGCAGCGGGCAAAGCAGCGAAACCAGGCCCCCCATGGCAGGGCGCGATTTGCTCGTTGTGGTGTTCAGTGCGGTGGGCATTTACTTTGGGGCCGACTGGACGGTGAACAGCCTCCAGGGACTGGCTACCGGCCTGGGCGTTCCCACGGCCATTGTGGCAGTCACGATCCTGGCCCTGGGCACGACCCTGCCCGAACTGGTGGTGAGCATTACCGCCGCTCGGCAGGGCAAAGCCTCGCTGGCGGTGGGCAATATCCTGGGCTCTTGTGTGTTCAATGCGCTGGTGGTGGTGGGGGCGGGGGCCGTCTACGGTACGGTCAAGGCGCCGCCCGAACTCACGGGGTTTGCGCTGCCCTTTGTGGTGGGCTCTTCGCTCTTGTTTTATTTGCTCGTACAGGATCGGCGCATCTCGAGCTGGGAGGGCATGCTCTTTTTGGTGATGTATGGGCTGTTTATCCTCGAGGTCAGCGGCTTGGCTTAA
- a CDS encoding GDCCVxC domain-containing (seleno)protein: MNLLSTLTCPSCGHQERLTMPTEACQRFYVCTQCNFWMRPKPGDCCVFCSYGDVPCPPRQQESCSQC, encoded by the coding sequence ATGAACCTGCTATCCACCCTCACCTGCCCCTCCTGCGGCCACCAGGAGCGTCTGACCATGCCCACGGAGGCTTGCCAGCGTTTTTACGTTTGTACTCAGTGCAACTTCTGGATGCGGCCCAAACCGGGGGATTGCTGCGTGTTTTGTAGCTATGGCGACGTGCCCTGCCCTCCCAGGCAACAGGAGTCCTGTAGCCAGTGTTAA
- the mnmA gene encoding tRNA 2-thiouridine(34) synthase MnmA — protein MGKRVLAAMSGGVDSSVSAALLKEQGYEVIGAMMRFWPDNKQDDCFETCCSPDAAYEARRVADIIGIPFYLLDYREEFQAKIIDPFIAGYQAGETPNPCVNCNTRVKFDSLLKKARMLGCDYVATGHYVINRDGGLYRGDPKKDQTYFLWGTPKEAIPHMLFPVGHLEKPQVRALAEQFGLPTAKKPESQNICFVQGDLKDFLVGHLTARPGPLIDLETGEQIGEHSGAQFYTVGQKKGLGLWKSHLERYVVRVNTTTNEVIVGPREACLWGGLEAREVNLLVEAQDLPERVEVQVRYRTRPVPARIEQLGPGHMVIRLEEPQFAVTAGQSAVLYRGDRLLGGGFIAKPLYNQWRTSVLQAV, from the coding sequence GTGGGTAAGCGTGTACTGGCGGCCATGAGCGGGGGGGTAGATTCCTCCGTGAGTGCGGCTTTGCTCAAGGAGCAGGGTTACGAGGTAATCGGGGCCATGATGCGCTTCTGGCCCGACAACAAGCAAGACGACTGCTTCGAGACCTGCTGTTCGCCCGATGCCGCCTACGAGGCCCGGCGGGTCGCGGATATTATTGGCATTCCCTTTTACCTGCTCGATTACCGGGAGGAGTTCCAGGCCAAAATCATTGACCCCTTTATTGCCGGCTACCAGGCGGGGGAGACCCCCAACCCCTGCGTGAACTGCAATACACGGGTCAAGTTCGACTCGCTGCTCAAAAAGGCCCGTATGCTGGGCTGCGACTACGTGGCTACCGGACACTACGTGATTAACCGCGACGGCGGGCTGTACCGGGGCGACCCCAAGAAAGACCAGACCTACTTCCTGTGGGGCACGCCCAAAGAGGCCATTCCCCACATGCTCTTTCCGGTGGGGCACCTGGAAAAGCCCCAGGTGCGTGCGCTGGCCGAGCAGTTTGGCCTGCCCACCGCCAAAAAGCCCGAGAGCCAGAACATCTGCTTTGTGCAGGGCGACCTGAAGGACTTTTTGGTGGGTCACCTGACCGCACGTCCGGGACCCCTGATAGACCTGGAAACCGGCGAGCAGATAGGAGAGCACAGCGGGGCGCAGTTCTACACGGTGGGCCAGAAAAAGGGCCTGGGCCTGTGGAAGAGCCACCTCGAGCGCTACGTGGTGCGGGTCAATACCACCACCAACGAGGTGATTGTGGGGCCTCGGGAGGCTTGCTTGTGGGGCGGCCTCGAGGCCCGAGAGGTCAATCTGCTGGTTGAAGCGCAGGATTTGCCCGAGCGGGTGGAAGTGCAGGTGCGCTACCGCACCCGGCCCGTACCGGCTCGGATCGAGCAACTTGGCCCCGGCCATATGGTGATCCGGCTCGAGGAGCCCCAGTTTGCCGTGACGGCGGGGCAGTCGGCGGTGCTGTACCGGGGCGACCGGCTTCTGGGTGGGGGTTTCATTGCCAAGCCTCTGTACAACCAGTGGAGAACGTCTGTTCTCCAGGCGGTATGA
- a CDS encoding META domain-containing protein, producing the protein MKRLLSLLWALLMGTALAQNNPLLDTRWTLAAYAQGGHMVPVSPEVGATLEFAQNRVGGQSGCNSFGGSYTLEGNTLRFGPLMQTMMACPDEAINRLERAYLQALGQVQGFSLEGNALRLRNQDGQTLLILAKARPQAILGEWKVTAIQRGNAIVSVVEGAQPTMNFGSGRVGGNTGCNQFTARYTQEGFSLKIGPAASTRRACQEATASQEAAFLQALEKAETFRIVGRRLTLYDAEGKILFNLSR; encoded by the coding sequence ATGAAGCGTCTTTTATCCCTGCTTTGGGCACTGTTGATGGGCACGGCCCTGGCTCAGAACAATCCCCTTCTGGACACCCGCTGGACACTGGCCGCCTATGCCCAGGGCGGGCACATGGTACCGGTGAGTCCGGAGGTGGGGGCGACGCTCGAGTTCGCCCAAAACCGCGTCGGAGGCCAGTCCGGCTGCAACAGCTTTGGGGGCAGCTACACCCTGGAGGGCAACACCCTGCGCTTTGGCCCCCTGATGCAAACCATGATGGCCTGCCCCGACGAAGCCATTAACCGTCTGGAGCGCGCCTACTTGCAGGCCCTGGGACAGGTGCAGGGGTTCAGCCTGGAAGGAAACGCCCTGCGCCTGAGAAATCAGGACGGCCAGACCCTCTTGATCCTGGCCAAAGCCCGGCCCCAGGCCATCCTGGGCGAGTGGAAGGTAACTGCCATCCAGCGCGGCAATGCTATTGTCTCGGTGGTAGAAGGTGCCCAGCCCACCATGAACTTTGGTTCAGGCCGCGTGGGGGGTAACACCGGCTGCAACCAGTTCACGGCCCGCTATACCCAGGAGGGTTTCTCCCTCAAGATAGGCCCCGCCGCCAGCACCCGGCGGGCTTGCCAAGAGGCCACCGCCAGCCAGGAAGCGGCCTTCCTACAAGCCCTGGAAAAAGCCGAGACCTTCCGCATTGTGGGCCGGCGGCTCACCCTTTACGATGCAGAGGGAAAAATACTGTTTAACCTGTCCCGCTAA
- a CDS encoding Uma2 family endonuclease, protein MPKVKEATLNDLMKEPGKAELVGGEIVRMPPTGFLPGFAAMRILFSLHEYALAHRNGYAVGDNVGFAVDLPRRKSFSPDAAYYVGPHSGMKFLEGAPVFAVEVRSDGDYGKKAEQEMAEKRADYFAAGTLVVWDVDMLGVDVVRVYRASDPSHPTIYRRGDVAEAEPAVPGWRMPVEDLFPYYVSGSESES, encoded by the coding sequence ATGCCCAAGGTCAAGGAAGCCACCCTGAATGACCTGATGAAAGAACCCGGCAAGGCCGAGCTGGTGGGTGGGGAGATTGTGCGTATGCCGCCGACCGGATTTCTACCTGGATTCGCTGCGATGCGGATTCTTTTTAGCTTACATGAGTACGCATTGGCGCACCGTAACGGCTATGCGGTGGGTGACAATGTGGGTTTTGCGGTAGATTTGCCCAGACGCAAGAGCTTCAGCCCCGATGCGGCCTACTATGTGGGCCCTCACTCGGGGATGAAGTTCCTGGAGGGGGCTCCGGTATTTGCTGTGGAAGTTCGGAGTGATGGCGATTACGGTAAGAAAGCCGAGCAGGAGATGGCCGAAAAACGCGCCGACTATTTTGCCGCGGGTACCCTGGTGGTCTGGGATGTGGACATGCTGGGAGTAGACGTGGTACGGGTCTACCGGGCCAGCGACCCCAGCCACCCGACCATATACCGCCGGGGTGATGTGGCTGAAGCCGAGCCTGCCGTGCCGGGTTGGCGGATGCCGGTGGAGGATTTGTTTCCTTACTATGTCAGTGGCAGTGAAAGTGAATCCTGA
- the pyrR gene encoding bifunctional pyr operon transcriptional regulator/uracil phosphoribosyltransferase PyrR, translating into MTFKSKLLSNEEVRRALTRIAHEVIEKNKGTEGLCFVGIHTRGISLARRLVDLVEKFEGKRVPMGILDITLYRDDLTEIGLQPKVRETRIPFDLNGKAVVLVDDVLYTGRTARAALDALIDLGRPSRIYLAVLVDRGHRELPIRADFVGKNLPTARSEVVKVKTQEDDGEDAVELWEMEGA; encoded by the coding sequence ATGACCTTCAAGTCCAAACTTCTGAGCAACGAGGAAGTCCGCCGGGCCCTGACCCGCATCGCCCACGAGGTCATCGAGAAAAACAAGGGCACCGAGGGGCTTTGCTTTGTGGGGATTCATACCCGGGGCATTAGTCTGGCCCGGCGGCTGGTGGACCTGGTCGAGAAGTTTGAGGGCAAGCGGGTTCCGATGGGCATTCTGGACATTACCCTCTACCGCGACGACCTGACCGAAATCGGGCTGCAACCCAAGGTGCGCGAGACCCGCATCCCCTTCGACCTGAATGGCAAAGCAGTGGTGCTGGTAGACGACGTACTCTACACCGGGCGCACGGCCAGGGCAGCCCTCGATGCCCTGATTGACCTGGGCCGGCCCAGCCGCATCTACCTGGCGGTACTGGTGGATCGGGGACACCGCGAACTGCCCATCCGGGCCGATTTTGTGGGCAAAAACCTGCCCACCGCCAGGAGCGAAGTGGTTAAGGTCAAAACCCAGGAAGACGACGGCGAGGATGCCGTAGAGCTTTGGGAAATGGAGGGCGCATGA
- a CDS encoding aspartate carbamoyltransferase catalytic subunit — MSQSATPAFPKHLLDFRDWNRTQVESLLETAQMMQEVLSRPVKKVPALTGFTVATVFFEPSTRTRLSFELAARRISADVVSFASATSSTTKGETYKDTLRTLDQMGIDAYILRVDAAGVCHQAYAWLQKPIINAGDGWRAHPTQALLDAFTLREKLGSLEGKKVAIVGDILHSRVARSNAELLPMLGASVVACGPATLLPGSLPGASLTTDLRAALAEADAVMVLRLQKERMDKGLLPSLPEYVAGYQITEERLQWAAPRAPLLHPGPMNRDVELEGTLADSPRSLVERQVANGQAVRMAVLYHLLVGKKG; from the coding sequence ATGAGCCAGTCGGCCACCCCCGCCTTCCCCAAGCACCTGCTGGACTTCCGGGACTGGAACCGAACCCAGGTGGAGAGCCTCCTCGAAACCGCCCAGATGATGCAGGAGGTGCTCTCGCGTCCGGTCAAGAAAGTACCGGCCCTGACCGGCTTTACCGTGGCCACGGTTTTTTTTGAGCCCTCCACCCGCACCCGCCTGTCCTTTGAGCTGGCCGCCCGGCGCATATCTGCCGATGTGGTCAGCTTTGCCAGTGCGACGAGCTCCACCACCAAGGGCGAGACCTACAAGGACACCCTGCGGACGCTCGACCAGATGGGGATTGACGCCTACATTCTGCGGGTAGATGCCGCAGGGGTCTGCCACCAGGCTTATGCTTGGCTGCAAAAACCCATCATCAATGCCGGGGATGGCTGGCGGGCCCACCCCACCCAGGCCCTGCTGGACGCCTTCACCCTGCGCGAAAAGCTGGGCAGCCTGGAGGGTAAAAAAGTGGCCATTGTGGGCGACATCCTGCACTCCCGCGTGGCCCGCTCCAACGCCGAGCTACTGCCCATGCTGGGGGCGAGCGTGGTGGCCTGCGGCCCGGCCACCTTGCTCCCCGGTAGCTTGCCTGGGGCCAGCCTGACCACCGACCTGCGGGCAGCACTGGCCGAGGCCGACGCCGTAATGGTGCTGCGGCTGCAAAAAGAACGCATGGACAAGGGCCTGCTGCCCTCGCTGCCGGAGTACGTGGCGGGCTACCAGATTACCGAGGAGCGCCTGCAGTGGGCAGCGCCTCGGGCCCCCCTGCTCCACCCCGGCCCCATGAACCGGGATGTGGAGCTGGAAGGCACCCTGGCCGACTCTCCCCGTAGCCTGGTGGAGCGCCAGGTCGCCAACGGACAGGCCGTGCGGATGGCGGTGCTGTATCACCTGCTGGTGGGGAAAAAAGGCTGA
- a CDS encoding dihydroorotase, giving the protein MKGEILIKNAKLVDGRGEHGQADVLIGEGRILSLSGGEASTVLDATGKVLSPGFFDPHAHLREPGQEVKEDLQSGLAAAVRGGYTDVVSMPNTTPVVDSAEIVRALKEKAARLGRARLHPAAALTQGQEGKVLSEARLLREAGAVMLTDDGRTNEDAGVLAQGLQYAASWGLLVSVHAEDAGLRRGGVMNEGAVSFRLGLPGNTGYAEAARIARDLEILRYVMEGPGARGLQPGRSLLHIQHLSTRRGLELLRQAKQAGLPVSTEVGPHHLTLTDEHLESLNPIYKVAPPLRTQADVEALMEGLLDGSIDCIGTDHAPHTQDEKELDMLRAPFGIPNIEVCWPLLYTELVGKRGFPLPTLIERFTDGPRRLLGFSPVHLIEGGEASLVLWSPGEERPVEPHTFASKAKYSPWAGWVLRGWPSVTLVEGCIVYLQQENR; this is encoded by the coding sequence ATGAAGGGTGAAATCCTGATCAAAAACGCAAAACTGGTAGACGGGCGCGGCGAGCATGGCCAGGCCGACGTGTTGATTGGAGAGGGGCGCATTCTTTCGCTTTCCGGTGGCGAGGCTTCAACGGTACTGGACGCAACAGGCAAGGTCTTGTCGCCGGGGTTTTTCGACCCCCACGCCCACCTGCGCGAGCCCGGACAAGAAGTTAAGGAAGACCTGCAAAGCGGCCTGGCGGCGGCTGTCCGGGGGGGCTACACCGACGTGGTCTCGATGCCCAACACCACCCCCGTGGTGGATAGCGCCGAAATCGTGCGGGCCCTGAAGGAAAAAGCCGCCCGGCTTGGACGCGCCCGGCTCCACCCCGCCGCAGCCCTCACCCAGGGGCAGGAGGGCAAAGTGCTAAGCGAAGCCCGGCTTCTCCGCGAGGCGGGGGCGGTCATGCTCACCGACGACGGCCGCACCAACGAAGATGCTGGCGTGCTGGCCCAGGGCCTTCAGTACGCGGCTTCGTGGGGGCTTCTGGTCTCGGTGCACGCCGAGGATGCCGGGCTGCGCCGGGGCGGGGTGATGAACGAAGGAGCGGTCTCGTTTCGGCTGGGGCTGCCCGGTAACACCGGCTATGCCGAAGCTGCGCGGATTGCCCGGGACCTGGAAATTCTGCGCTATGTGATGGAGGGGCCGGGCGCCAGGGGGCTTCAGCCAGGGCGAAGCTTGTTGCACATCCAGCATCTGAGCACCCGCCGGGGGCTGGAACTGCTTCGGCAGGCCAAGCAGGCGGGGCTGCCGGTCAGCACCGAGGTCGGGCCGCATCACCTGACGCTGACCGATGAGCACCTGGAAAGCCTCAACCCCATTTACAAGGTGGCCCCGCCGCTACGAACCCAGGCCGATGTGGAGGCGCTGATGGAAGGGCTCCTGGACGGTAGTATTGACTGCATCGGCACCGACCACGCCCCCCATACGCAGGACGAAAAAGAGCTGGACATGCTGCGGGCACCCTTTGGCATTCCCAACATTGAGGTCTGCTGGCCCCTGCTCTATACCGAGCTGGTGGGGAAACGGGGGTTCCCCCTGCCTACCTTGATTGAACGCTTTACCGATGGCCCCAGGCGACTTCTGGGCTTCTCCCCTGTTCACCTGATCGAGGGGGGCGAGGCCAGTCTGGTACTGTGGAGCCCTGGCGAAGAGCGCCCTGTGGAGCCTCACACCTTTGCCTCCAAGGCCAAATACAGCCCCTGGGCAGGCTGGGTGCTGCGGGGCTGGCCCTCCGTAACGCTGGTAGAGGGCTGTATAGTTTACCTGCAACAGGAAAACAGATAA
- a CDS encoding response regulator transcription factor, producing MERLLIVEDDPQLAHLITAALEREGYLTMLAINGLDAVQMAPQADLMVLDLGLPGLGGLEVIRELREADWRLPILVVSAQGAEDMRVRALELGADDYLTKPMSIREMVARVRALLRRMRPEQEICVADLRIVVKRRQVFKRERLLDLSPTELDLLLTLAQSPGEVWNRERLLQRVWGAERGSAVDERVVDSYVALLRRKLGDDPRAPRYIETVFGQGYRLVDSSKI from the coding sequence ATGGAACGTTTATTGATTGTTGAGGACGATCCTCAACTCGCACACCTCATCACTGCTGCACTCGAGCGCGAAGGGTACCTGACCATGCTGGCCATCAACGGCCTGGATGCGGTGCAGATGGCGCCGCAAGCCGACTTGATGGTACTCGACCTAGGTTTACCGGGGTTGGGGGGCCTCGAGGTGATCCGGGAATTGCGTGAAGCCGACTGGAGGCTGCCCATCCTGGTGGTGAGTGCTCAAGGTGCAGAAGATATGCGGGTGCGGGCTCTGGAGCTGGGCGCAGACGACTACCTCACCAAGCCCATGAGCATACGGGAGATGGTCGCCCGGGTACGAGCCTTGCTGAGACGTATGCGTCCAGAGCAGGAGATTTGTGTGGCCGATTTGCGCATCGTGGTTAAGCGACGTCAAGTTTTCAAACGGGAGCGCTTGCTGGATCTGTCCCCTACCGAACTCGATTTACTGCTCACCCTGGCTCAGAGTCCCGGCGAGGTCTGGAATCGAGAACGCTTGTTGCAGCGGGTCTGGGGGGCCGAGCGCGGCAGTGCGGTAGACGAACGGGTGGTGGATAGCTACGTGGCCCTGTTGCGGCGCAAGCTAGGCGACGACCCAAGAGCTCCCCGCTACATCGAGACCGTTTTCGGACAGGGATACCGGCTGGTAGATAGTTCTAAAATATAG